One Roseimaritima multifibrata DNA window includes the following coding sequences:
- the gatA gene encoding Asp-tRNA(Asn)/Glu-tRNA(Gln) amidotransferase subunit GatA gives MTIPLDSAARLQQMLQSREVSAAEVAQATLDRTATTEPTVSAFTHLATESLLAQAADIDRRRVAGESLGPLAGIPIAIKDVLCTADMPTTCSSKMLKDFHPPYDATVVAKLRSADALLVGKTNMDEFAMGASTENSAFGVTRNPWDLTRTPGGSSGGAAAVVAAQNVPLSLGSDTGGSIRQPAAFCGVTGLKPTYGRVSRFGLVAFASSLDQVGPLGWDVADTALLLDHIAGFDPRDSTSLDAPVEDYSAAAAKPDVKGMRIGVMRGQLDDPGLDPDARSAVAAAIDVYRDAGATLVDVEFAHSKYWVPTYYIIAPCEASSNLSRYDGAHYGHRAEIDEAAAKKDGPLVATYCKSRSEGFGDEVKRRIMLGTYALSEGYSAKYYAKSLRVRRLIRGDYDAAFEKVDALLSPVTPSAAFPLGDKMEDPLQMYLCDLFTVGANLAGIPALSLPAGTTESGLPLGVQLQAPPLKESTLFRAGAMFQQATTHHRRRPVA, from the coding sequence ATGACGATCCCGCTCGATTCGGCTGCACGCCTGCAACAAATGTTGCAGAGCCGTGAAGTGTCCGCTGCTGAAGTCGCTCAGGCGACCCTAGACCGGACGGCCACCACAGAACCGACCGTATCGGCTTTTACGCACCTTGCGACCGAATCGCTGCTTGCCCAAGCCGCAGACATCGACCGCCGACGCGTCGCTGGCGAATCCCTTGGCCCTTTGGCTGGGATCCCCATCGCCATCAAGGATGTCCTCTGCACGGCAGACATGCCGACGACCTGTTCGTCAAAGATGCTGAAGGACTTTCATCCCCCGTATGATGCAACCGTGGTCGCAAAATTGCGATCCGCAGACGCCCTGTTGGTCGGCAAAACCAACATGGACGAGTTTGCGATGGGTGCCAGTACGGAAAACAGTGCCTTTGGTGTCACCCGAAATCCTTGGGATTTGACCCGCACCCCAGGCGGAAGCAGTGGAGGGGCCGCCGCCGTCGTCGCCGCTCAAAATGTGCCTCTCAGCCTGGGAAGCGATACCGGCGGTTCCATTCGACAGCCCGCCGCCTTTTGCGGCGTCACAGGCCTGAAACCAACCTACGGTCGTGTCAGCCGATTCGGTTTGGTTGCCTTCGCAAGCAGCCTGGACCAAGTCGGCCCGCTCGGCTGGGACGTTGCGGATACGGCACTACTACTAGACCATATCGCTGGCTTTGACCCTCGCGATTCGACTTCGCTAGATGCTCCGGTCGAGGATTATTCCGCGGCCGCAGCCAAACCCGACGTGAAGGGGATGCGAATCGGAGTCATGCGTGGGCAACTGGATGACCCGGGCCTCGATCCCGATGCTCGATCCGCCGTGGCGGCAGCAATCGATGTTTACCGCGACGCCGGTGCGACGCTGGTCGATGTTGAATTTGCTCACAGTAAGTACTGGGTCCCAACCTACTACATCATCGCCCCCTGCGAAGCGAGCAGTAACCTGTCTCGCTATGACGGTGCACACTACGGACACCGCGCCGAAATCGATGAAGCGGCCGCAAAAAAAGACGGCCCCCTGGTCGCCACCTACTGCAAATCACGCAGCGAAGGCTTTGGCGACGAAGTGAAGCGACGAATCATGCTGGGGACGTATGCCCTTAGCGAAGGGTATTCGGCAAAGTATTACGCCAAATCGCTGCGAGTCCGACGACTGATCCGTGGCGACTATGACGCGGCTTTTGAAAAAGTCGACGCCCTGCTTAGCCCGGTCACTCCATCGGCCGCCTTCCCACTTGGCGACAAGATGGAAGACCCGTTGCAAATGTACCTCTGCGACCTGTTTACCGTCGGAGCCAACCTAGCCGGCATCCCCGCCCTCTCGCTTCCTGCGGGAACCACCGAAAGCGGACTGCCACTGGGCGTCCAATTGCAGGCTCCACCACTAAAAGAATCAACGTTGTTCCGTGCAGGAGCCATGTTCCAACAGGCTACCACCCATCATCGCCGGAGACCCGTGGCGTGA
- the gatC gene encoding Asp-tRNA(Asn)/Glu-tRNA(Gln) amidotransferase subunit GatC: MAFSDDDIRKVAHLARLELTDQEVQRLGPQLERILGFVEQLAELNTDEVEPMTTALDVSNRWMADEPAPSLSREAALANAPLADDECFLVPPVLPPS, from the coding sequence ATGGCATTTTCTGACGACGACATTCGCAAAGTTGCGCACCTGGCTCGGTTAGAACTAACCGACCAGGAAGTCCAAAGGCTAGGTCCTCAACTGGAACGAATCCTCGGGTTCGTTGAACAGTTGGCGGAATTGAATACGGACGAAGTCGAACCGATGACAACCGCGTTGGATGTTTCCAATCGCTGGATGGCTGACGAACCGGCTCCTAGTCTCTCTCGTGAAGCGGCCTTGGCCAACGCTCCATTGGCCGACGACGAGTGTTTTCTCGTCCCTCCCGTTCTGCCGCCCTCTTGA
- the rpmB gene encoding 50S ribosomal protein L28 encodes MARQCEACGKKVQMGNRVETRGKAKYLGGVGTKITGITRRKFVPNLQKVHITTPSGENKSVRVCTSCIRSGAVRKKVHVKPFELGDKKPAKK; translated from the coding sequence ATGGCCCGTCAATGCGAAGCCTGTGGCAAGAAAGTCCAAATGGGCAACCGCGTCGAAACACGTGGTAAAGCCAAATACCTAGGTGGAGTCGGTACCAAAATCACTGGTATTACTCGCCGAAAGTTCGTACCGAACTTGCAAAAAGTCCACATCACCACGCCAAGTGGTGAAAACAAATCGGTACGTGTCTGCACGTCCTGCATCCGCAGTGGAGCAGTTCGCAAGAAAGTTCACGTCAAGCCATTTGAGCTTGGTGACAAGAAACCTGCCAAGAAATAA
- a CDS encoding serine O-acetyltransferase gives MASDFRLKQQLPDLTEKIVETYTPDDVINHLGHCPLPSYEAVIEILSDLKDILYPGYRRKVGLHSGNIQYHVGGLIDQLHDSLTTQIARALRHDDRVRNSHNDCESDIDFEAKGQAMAIELLRRIPELRKVLSTDVQAAFDGDPACHTTDEIVFCYPGFEAITVFRIAHELLQLGVPFIPRMMTEWAHKTTGIDIHPGATVGNHFFIDHGTGVVIGETCEIGAHVKLYQGVTLGALSFPTDADGQLIRGTKRHPTIEDRVVVYANATILGGRTVVGHDSVIGSSVWITKTVSPYTTVTLEKPQLRVRGAASAESHDPELNFQI, from the coding sequence ATGGCTTCTGATTTCCGTTTGAAGCAGCAGTTACCCGATCTGACCGAAAAGATCGTGGAAACCTACACCCCCGACGACGTCATTAACCATTTAGGGCACTGTCCGCTTCCCAGCTACGAAGCGGTCATCGAAATCCTGTCCGACCTAAAGGACATTCTTTACCCTGGATACCGCCGCAAAGTCGGCCTGCATTCGGGGAACATTCAATATCATGTCGGAGGTTTAATCGACCAACTACATGATTCGCTGACAACGCAAATCGCTCGAGCCCTCCGGCACGATGATCGAGTTCGCAATAGTCACAATGACTGCGAAAGCGATATCGACTTCGAAGCCAAGGGGCAGGCGATGGCGATTGAATTGCTGCGGCGAATTCCGGAACTACGCAAAGTCCTATCGACCGATGTGCAGGCCGCTTTTGACGGCGACCCAGCCTGCCACACGACCGACGAGATTGTCTTTTGCTATCCCGGATTCGAAGCGATCACGGTCTTCCGTATCGCCCACGAATTGCTGCAGCTTGGAGTCCCATTCATTCCTCGAATGATGACGGAATGGGCTCACAAAACAACAGGAATCGATATTCACCCAGGTGCGACCGTTGGAAATCACTTTTTCATCGATCACGGCACCGGAGTGGTGATTGGCGAAACCTGCGAAATCGGAGCCCATGTGAAACTTTACCAAGGTGTCACGCTCGGGGCCCTCAGTTTTCCGACCGATGCCGATGGTCAATTGATCCGAGGCACCAAGCGGCATCCTACGATCGAAGACCGTGTGGTGGTTTACGCCAATGCCACAATCTTGGGTGGACGGACCGTTGTCGGTCACGACAGCGTGATCGGATCAAGCGTCTGGATTACCAAGACCGTGTCACCCTATACCACGGTAACATTGGAAAAACCGCAACTGCGAGTACGTGGTGCCGCGTCGGCCGAATCCCACGATCCCGAATTAAATTTCCAGATCTAG
- a CDS encoding response regulator transcription factor, with translation MTPPLRIVIADDEQDIRHGLHRLLAKLAYEVVGEASNGHELLSCCRETTPDVVITDIRMPIMSGIEAANELSKTHSIPIIVVSAHERPQTQTECISDFLLKPVSLTSLQAAIIRACPQA, from the coding sequence ATGACACCCCCCCTCAGAATTGTGATCGCTGACGACGAACAAGACATTCGGCACGGTTTGCATCGACTCTTGGCAAAACTCGCCTACGAGGTCGTGGGCGAAGCCTCCAATGGGCATGAACTGCTAAGTTGCTGCCGCGAAACGACCCCCGACGTCGTCATCACCGACATTCGCATGCCGATCATGTCAGGGATCGAAGCGGCGAATGAGCTCTCGAAAACCCATTCCATCCCGATCATCGTTGTCTCCGCGCACGAGCGGCCTCAGACACAGACCGAATGCATCAGCGATTTCCTGCTCAAACCTGTCAGCCTCACCTCGTTGCAAGCAGCGATCATCCGTGCTTGCCCGCAAGCCTAG